From Bradyrhizobium sp. AZCC 1610:
ACGCGGTGCTTCACTGCGTTCTGCACCTTCTCGAAGGCGCTCACCTCGATCTGGCGTACGCGCTCGCGCGAGACGCCGAATTCCTCGGCCAGCTTCACGAGCGTGATCTGTTGCTCGGCGAGCCGGCGCGTCTCGAAGATGCGCCGCTCGCGCTTGTTGAGCACGGCGAGCGCATCGGACAACATCTTGCGGCGGTTATCGAACTCCTCGCTCGCGGCGAGCGTCGTCTCCTGGTCCGGGGATTCGTCCACCAGCCAGTCCTGCCACTCGCCGGAATCGCCGTCCTCGCGGATCGCGGCATTGAGCGAGGCGTCGCCGCCAAGCCGCCGGTTCATGTAAATCACGTCCGTTTCGGTGACGCCGATCCGCCGGGCGATGACCTTCACCTGGTCGAGCCGCATATCGCCATCGTCGAGGATGGAGATTTTGCTCTGGGCCTTGCGGAGGTTGAAGAACACCTTCTTCTGGTTGGCCGTGGTGCCCATCTTCACCAGCGACCACGAGCGCAGGATGCACTCCTGGATCGCCGCCTTGATCCACCATACGGCGTAGGTGGCGAACCGGAAGCCCTTCTCCGGCTCGAAGCGCTCGACCGCTTGCATCAGGCCGACATTGCCCTCGGAGATCGCCTCGGAGATAGGCAGGCCGTAGCCGCGATAGTCCCTGGCGATCTTGGTCACGAGCCGCAGATGGCTGGTGACCAGCTTGTGCGCCGCGTTGCGATCGCCGCGCTCCCGCCAGCGCTTCGCGAGCATGTATTCTTCCTGGCGCTCCAACATCGGGAACCGCTGGATTTCCTCAAGATAATGGGTGAGGCCGGGTTCGGCCGCGTTGCGGGCCATGATCAAGCCCTCAAACTAGTTTCGAAACAAAATTATCTGCATCCGATCGGTTGTCAAGTTAATTTCGAAACGCTATTATATTTCGCGAAGAGGCAAACATGTCAGCGCGCGAAACGGCAGAGCTCCTGCTGCAGGTGGGACGGCTGGTACAAGCTGAGGGCTATGACGGCGAACTCAGTCCGGCCCAATGGATGGCGCTCCGCTTCTTCGCCCGTGCCAACCCGTTCTCGCGGACCCCGTCGGCATTCGCGGAATTTCAAGCGACAACCCGCGGCACCGCAACACAAGCCATTAAGGCGCTTGAAGCGGGTGGGTACTTGGTCCGACAGCCATTCAAGACGGACGGGCGAAGCGTAAGTCTGCGACTGACGAGCAAGGGCAAAAAAGCGAATGCACGCGATCCGTTCGAGGTTCTGGTGCGCGCCGTGGATTCGCTCGACGCGACAGAGCGAACTGCGATGCGTCGCGCCCTGCACCAAGTGCTGTCCACTCTAGCTACGAGTGGTGCGCATCGGCGCTTCGGTGTTTGCCAGGACTGCACGTACTTCGGCAGAGAGATGTGCGGCAACCTGCCGAGCACGGACCCCTCGGCCGCTGAATGCCTGCTCCTCGGTGTTCCGATTCAGCCAGAGGACATAGGTCTTCTGTGCGTCCATTTTCAACCAATGAACGAGCACCGCGAGGACAGGCCGACACCATGAATGAGGTCGCCGCTGTGATCTGCTGAAAGGACGCTTAATTGACCTTCGTCGTCAACGAGAGCTGTATTCGCTGCAAAATCATGGACTGCGTCGACGTGTGCCCCGTAGACTGCTTCTACGAGGGCGAGAACATGCTCGTCATCCACCCGGACGAATGCATCGATTGCGGGGTCTGCGTGCCGGAATGCCCGGTCGACGCGATCCAGCCTGACACCGAGCCGGGGCTTGAGAAATGGCTGTCGCTGAATGCGGAATACGCGAAAATCTGGCCAAATATTACGGTCAAAAAAGCGCCCCCGCCCGACTCTAAGGAGTGGGAGGGGAAGCCGGACAAACTTCCATACTTCTCGCCAAATCCCGGCGCGGGTGATTGAGGCGAACAGCGCCCGCGCCGCAACATTCGCCTTCGCAATTTCCGCGAGGCGCTTACCTTCCTTCCAAATATCTGCGAATTAACTCGCGTTTGAGGTCCCTGGAGGCGTATACTCCGACAATCACCGCTGCGCCTCCTAGGCATTACCGGTGACAGAGAGTGTTGCGCTCCCGCCTGTTCGAGGGAAGCATCATGCCCCAATCTCAACGCCTGTCGTCCGTCATTCCATTCGCTGCAATTGAGCGCCCCGCCTGTCCGAAGTGCAAGGCCCCGATGATGCTCGTCAGCATCGAGCCAGCACGCGCCCGGGGCGTCGACTTGCAAACGTTTGAATGCGCTGTCTGCAATCAGGTACTTACGAGCTTTGCCGCGTTTGAAGACCCCATGAAGTCCAAGGGCCTTGGACGCTGGCTTCAAGGCGATTTGCACCCACCGAAGTAAGGCCCGCCGGCGTGAACCGGCGGGGTCGGGCGGCGCGGGACTAGTCCAGCTCGCGCCCTCGTGGTCAGATCTCCTCGGTTTCAGCCTCCGGCTGGCTGCGGTAGGCGTCTCGGAGCCACAGGCGATTGGCCCGAGGGCGGCGACTACCACACCATTGCAGGCTTCGCGGTCTTTCTACTCGGCAGAATACCCGTCGTTGGCGATCAGTTCGTCTGGGAGGGATGGCGCTTCGAGATCGCCGACATGGACCGCCAACGGATCAACAAGCTACGTGTCTCAAGAGTATCGGAGTGAACCTTGTCGCGCTCGCCTGCCAAGGTGATCTTGATCAAACCGGTCTGCGACACCTACACTGGTCCCCAGTGGGATGACTTCTGAGTTTGGCACATTTCGGACGTAGCGCGATGTCTCAGTTGAGTCCGTTAAGCGCTCCGGAGCGGACGTGGATTATCCTCAAAATAATTGATGTCGGCTGCCCCTGATTTTGCGGCCCCAGTGACATTTACTTCTCCCTCGGGCATCCCCACATAGTCACCGTGACCCAATGGCAAAAATCTGGCTTTACGCGGGAGCCGCCGAAGACGAAGGCTGAGCTGCGCCAGATGCTGACCGAGGCCGTCCGCAACACGCAGCCCAGCGCGGAGAACGGGTCGAAGCGCCCGAAGGCCAAAAATGATCGCGGCTAGGGCGGCCTACGTCGATTAGATTTGCTCGGGCCATAAGATAACCACCCCGGGATTTTCGCGCGTCCACGGCCAAGCAGCAAGTCGCTGACTAATTGATGCCGCGCGATCCTAACTGATTCCGGCAGTCGGACGATCTGTTCGGTCGGCCGTCGGACTTTGCCGCGCGTTCCAGCAGTTTGAGGAGAGGGATCATGTACGCCGATTCTCTGTTCAATGCTTTCGCTCGGTCCTTTGAGGTTCGAAGCGAAACCGACATGTCGATGGCGGAATATCTGGAATCGTGTCGAGGCGATCCGATGCGATATGCCAATGCGGCCGAGCGCCTGCTTGCTGCGATCGGTGAGCCTCAAATGATTGATACGGCCAAGGACGCCCGCCTTGGCCGTATCTTTTTTGAACAGGACCATCCGCGCCTACCCCGCCTTCGCCGGATTCTATGGCATGGAAGAAACCATCGAGCGCATCGTCGGCTTCTTCCGGCACGCAGCTCAAGGTCTGGAAGAGCGCAAGCAGATTCTCTATCTGCTGGGGCCGGTGGGCGGTGGAAAATCGTCGCTGGCGGAGCGGCTGAAATCGTTGATGGAAGTCCATCCCATCTACGTGCTGAAGGCCGGCGACGAACTCAGTCCAGTGTTCGAGAGCCCCCTGAGTTTGTTCGATCCGGAATCGCTGGGGCCGATGATTGAAGAAAAGTACGGCATTCCGCGGCGTCGCCTCCATGGACCGATGAGTCCGTGGTGCTACAAACGGCTGGAAGCATTCGGCAGCGACATTTCACGATTCCGGGTCGCCAAAATCCAGCCCTCGCGCCTGCGGCAGATCGCGGTCGCGAAAACCGAGCCTGGCGACGAGAACAATCAGGACATCTCCTCGCTGGTCGGCAAGGTCGACATTCGCAGGCTGGAGACCTTCGCCCAGAACGACCCTGATGCCTACAGCTATTCCGGCGGCTTGAATCGCTCCAACCAGGGGCTCCTCGAATTCGTCGAGATGTTCAAGGCGCCGATCAAGATGCTGCACCCGCTGTTAACGGCGACTCAGGAAGGCAACTACATCGGTACCGAGAATATCGGGGCCATTCCATTCACCGGTGTCATTCTCGCGCATTCGAACGAAGCCGAATGGCAAAGCTTCAAGGCCAACAAAAAGAACGAAGCCTTCATCGATCGCATCTGCGTGATCAAGGTGCCGTACTGCTTGCGGGTGACCGAGGAGCAGAAGATCTATGAGAAACTTATCCAGGGATCGGAACTCGCTTCCGCGCCGCGTGCGCCGGCAACCCTGGAAACGCTCGCGCGCTTCTCGGTGATGTCACGTCTTCGCAAGCACGAAAACTCTACCCTGTTCGCGAAAATGCGGGTCTATGATGGTGAAAGCCTCAAGGAATCCGATCCGAAGGCCCGGAGCGTCCAGGAATACAAGGATGCTGCCGGCGTCGACGAAGGCATGGCCGGCGTCTCGACGCGCTTTGCATTCAAGGTCCTAGCCGCGACCTACAATCACGATACCGCGGAACTTGGCGCCGATCCCGTCCATCTGATG
This genomic window contains:
- the rpoH gene encoding RNA polymerase sigma factor RpoH, producing MARNAAEPGLTHYLEEIQRFPMLERQEEYMLAKRWRERGDRNAAHKLVTSHLRLVTKIARDYRGYGLPISEAISEGNVGLMQAVERFEPEKGFRFATYAVWWIKAAIQECILRSWSLVKMGTTANQKKVFFNLRKAQSKISILDDGDMRLDQVKVIARRIGVTETDVIYMNRRLGGDASLNAAIREDGDSGEWQDWLVDESPDQETTLAASEEFDNRRKMLSDALAVLNKRERRIFETRRLAEQQITLVKLAEEFGVSRERVRQIEVSAFEKVQNAVKHRVAAMATPAPLQLR
- the fdxA gene encoding ferredoxin FdxA — translated: MTFVVNESCIRCKIMDCVDVCPVDCFYEGENMLVIHPDECIDCGVCVPECPVDAIQPDTEPGLEKWLSLNAEYAKIWPNITVKKAPPPDSKEWEGKPDKLPYFSPNPGAGD
- a CDS encoding MarR family winged helix-turn-helix transcriptional regulator; the protein is MSARETAELLLQVGRLVQAEGYDGELSPAQWMALRFFARANPFSRTPSAFAEFQATTRGTATQAIKALEAGGYLVRQPFKTDGRSVSLRLTSKGKKANARDPFEVLVRAVDSLDATERTAMRRALHQVLSTLATSGAHRRFGVCQDCTYFGREMCGNLPSTDPSAAECLLLGVPIQPEDIGLLCVHFQPMNEHREDRPTP
- a CDS encoding transporter associated domain-containing protein produces the protein MVRSPRFQPPAGCGRRLGATGDWPEGGDYHTIAGFAVFLLGRIPVVGDQFVWEGWRFEIADMDRQRINKLRVSRVSE